In the genome of Coregonus clupeaformis isolate EN_2021a chromosome 1, ASM2061545v1, whole genome shotgun sequence, one region contains:
- the LOC121582871 gene encoding T-cell leukemia homeobox protein 1-like, with product MDHIEAHLHHTHVEPISFGIDHILNNVDQSCMLGGRMPESDYGLGCVVSTAYNTMTGNFTGNNSGYNSNAYGVANLSGTYNMNMGMNVSGNNGVIRVPAHRPLNSGHSSIPGGMSTMPGSINNLTEFTFPWMESNRRYTKDRFTVALSPLTVTRRVGHPYQNRTPPKKKKPRTSFTRLQICELEKRFHRQKYLASAERAALAKALKMTDAQVKTWFQNRRTKWRRQTAEEREAERQQANRILMQLQQEAFQKTINQPANPDPLCLHNSSLFALQNLQPWTENTAKISSVSACE from the exons ATGGATCATATTGAAGCGCATCTCCATCACACTCACGTGGAGCCCATCAGCTTTGGGATCGACCACATCCTCAACAACGTGGATCAGAGCTGCATGCTCGGCGGTAGGATGCCCGAGTCGGACTATGGACTCGGCTGCGTTGTCAGCACTGCCTACAACACCATGACCGGTAACTTCACCGGCAACAACTCTGGATATAACAGCAACGCATATGGGGTAGCCAATCTGAGCGGCACCTATAACATGAACATGGGGATGAACGTCAGTGGGAATAACGGAGTCATCCGTGTGCCTGCGCACCGGCCTCTGAACAGTGGACACTCGTCCATCCCCGGTGGTATGTCCACCATGCCAGGCTCGATTAACAACCTGACGGAATTTACCttcccctggatggagagcaacAGAAGATACACCAAAGACAGGTTCACAG TGGCGCTTTCACCCCTCACTGTAACACGCCGTGTAGGTCACCCGTACCAGAACCGAACGCCCCCTAAGAAGAAAAAGCCCCGGACGTCTTTTACCCGCCTGCAGATCTGCGAGTTGGAGAAACGCTTTCACCGACAGAAGTACCTGGCTTCCGCAGAGCGCGCGGCTTTGGCTAAGGCCCTCAAGATGACTGACGCGCAAGTCAAAACATGGTTCCAGAACAGAAGAACAAAATGGAG ACGCCAGACagcggaggagagagaagcagagcgACAGCAGGCCAATCGGATCCTCATGCAACTCCAACAGGAGGCTTTTCAGAAAACGATAAACCAACCGGCAAACCCGGACCCGCTCTGCCTACATAACAGCTCCTTGTTTGCGCTTCAGAACCTCCAGCCGTGGACTGAAAACACCGCCAAAATCAGCAGCGTGTCCGCCTGCGAATAA
- the LOC121582861 gene encoding succinate dehydrogenase assembly factor 4, mitochondrial, translating to MSLLRVCASTSIRHVTQGLVVESAFTGCLRTASRAAKDKEPLRKAKTPQGRFDTNDEKIKDPLEKFPDGVNPATKEQGGPRGPEPTRYGDWERKGRCVDF from the exons ATGTCTCTCCTACGCGTATGTGCTTCTACATCGATACGCCATGTGACCCAAGGGTTAGTCGTGGAGTCTGCTTTTACAG GATGCTTGCGGACAGCAAGTAGAGCAGCGAAGGACAAGGAGCCACTGCGCAAGGCCAAAACCCCCCAGGGCCGCTTTGACACGAATGATGAGAAGATAAAGGATCCCCTTGAAA AGTTCCCTGATGGTGTGAACCCAGCCACTAAGGAGCAGGGGGGGCCCCGGGGCCCAGAACCCACGCGCTacggagactgggagaggaaggGCCGCTGTGTCGACTTCTAG